The following coding sequences lie in one Candidatus Nitrospira allomarina genomic window:
- a CDS encoding DUF6445 family protein, with the protein MSNHIRSDLLALNPHQTVSIQRVGMGHHQVVIVDNFYQFPDEILKVALSLPYTDRFEIVGNFPGVRARLNYEHRELVESLSALWGCPLFTFFSPQPVVFQGIKTDNYALNVGQRQPHIDQDITAMVYLNPADSCTGGTGLYLHRPTGLERVPPIPDGTIQQLANRLELSDEFFTSPEGYENFQNSMIFNPLFACRDNRYINDGNEYWELLKLIEMRPNRLMMFDGRCFHSQYIQSGHYNQAFRVNQILYLSQKEKML; encoded by the coding sequence ATGTCCAATCACATTCGCTCGGATCTTCTCGCCCTCAATCCCCATCAAACGGTTTCAATTCAGCGCGTTGGAATGGGCCATCATCAGGTCGTAATTGTAGATAATTTCTATCAATTCCCCGATGAAATTCTGAAGGTCGCGTTGAGCCTCCCCTATACCGACCGCTTCGAAATCGTGGGAAATTTTCCGGGAGTCCGAGCCCGCCTCAATTATGAGCACCGGGAACTTGTGGAATCTCTCAGTGCACTTTGGGGATGCCCTCTCTTCACATTTTTTTCTCCCCAACCAGTCGTCTTTCAAGGTATTAAAACTGACAACTACGCGCTAAACGTTGGGCAACGGCAACCTCACATCGATCAGGATATTACCGCCATGGTCTATTTGAATCCTGCAGATTCATGTACGGGTGGAACCGGCTTATATCTCCACCGACCGACAGGACTCGAACGTGTACCACCTATACCCGACGGGACAATCCAACAACTTGCGAATCGACTGGAACTCAGCGACGAGTTTTTTACCAGCCCGGAAGGATATGAAAACTTCCAAAATAGCATGATTTTTAATCCACTCTTCGCTTGTCGTGACAATAGGTATATCAACGATGGCAATGAATATTGGGAATTACTGAAACTTATCGAGATGCGGCCAAACAGATTGATGATGTTTGATGGACGATGTTTTCATTCTCAGTACATCCAATCCGGCCACTACAACCAGGCCTTTCGGGTGAACCAAATCCTGTACCTCAGTCAAAAGGAAAAAATGCTCTGA
- a CDS encoding POT family MFS transporter, which produces MKKHEYRTEPMTTASMPSGVLHLVVNEGAERFSYYGMRSILVVFMTGMLLNTQGSLNPMGEAEAKSYFHLFASGVYFFPFLGAILADAFWGKYKTIILLSLVYCGGHVVLALDHTRFGLLVGLTLIAIGSGGIKPCVSANLGDQFGLANGHLLTKAFAWFYFAINVGAFGSVMLTPWLLEHFGPGLAFGVPGILMFVATIIFWSGRTHYAHIPPDRSGVFQALSRPQTWRAIGKLAGIYVFVAFFWSLYDQTSSAWVLQAQHMDRVWMGVEWLPSQIQAVNPVLIMVFIPLFTYVVYPVLNKMVRLTSLRKIAMGFFMAVGAFLISAYIEQQIESGMEPAIAWQLLAFVVITAAEVMVSITCLEFSYTQAPLKLKSLLMGLFLLSVSLGNGFTAFVNYWIQNSDGTVALIGPDYYWFFAGIMFLVACLFLLVMKGYEEKAYLQGTGPG; this is translated from the coding sequence ATGAAAAAACATGAATATCGAACAGAACCTATGACCACGGCTTCCATGCCATCGGGAGTCCTGCATTTGGTTGTCAATGAAGGCGCTGAGCGATTTAGTTACTATGGGATGCGTTCGATTCTGGTGGTGTTTATGACGGGGATGTTGCTGAATACACAGGGAAGCTTGAACCCTATGGGGGAGGCAGAAGCGAAAAGTTATTTCCATCTGTTTGCCTCGGGAGTGTATTTTTTCCCTTTTTTGGGGGCGATCTTGGCCGATGCCTTTTGGGGAAAATATAAAACCATCATTCTCCTTTCTCTGGTGTATTGTGGCGGCCATGTCGTTTTGGCTTTAGATCACACCCGATTCGGCCTGCTGGTTGGATTGACTTTAATCGCAATAGGCTCCGGGGGAATTAAACCCTGTGTCTCAGCTAATTTAGGTGACCAGTTTGGTTTGGCCAATGGACATCTTTTAACCAAGGCCTTTGCCTGGTTTTACTTTGCCATTAACGTGGGGGCATTTGGGTCTGTGATGCTCACCCCTTGGCTATTGGAACATTTTGGTCCTGGCCTGGCATTTGGGGTGCCTGGCATCTTGATGTTTGTGGCGACCATCATTTTTTGGTCTGGCCGGACCCACTATGCACATATTCCTCCTGACCGTTCAGGTGTATTTCAAGCGCTTTCTCGTCCACAGACCTGGCGGGCGATTGGGAAGTTGGCCGGTATTTATGTGTTTGTCGCATTTTTTTGGTCCCTCTATGACCAAACCTCTTCAGCGTGGGTTCTTCAAGCGCAACATATGGATCGGGTCTGGATGGGTGTTGAATGGTTGCCTTCGCAAATTCAAGCAGTGAATCCGGTCTTGATCATGGTGTTTATTCCTTTGTTTACCTATGTGGTCTATCCGGTTTTGAATAAAATGGTTCGCCTCACATCTTTGCGAAAAATTGCTATGGGCTTTTTTATGGCGGTTGGGGCGTTTCTGATCTCAGCCTATATTGAGCAACAAATTGAGTCGGGGATGGAACCGGCGATTGCCTGGCAGTTATTGGCCTTCGTGGTGATTACGGCGGCGGAGGTCATGGTGTCGATTACCTGTCTCGAATTTTCCTATACACAGGCTCCACTCAAACTCAAATCGCTCCTGATGGGCTTATTTTTGCTTTCCGTGTCTTTAGGGAACGGATTTACCGCCTTTGTAAATTATTGGATTCAGAATTCAGATGGGACTGTTGCGTTGATCGGCCCAGACTACTATTGGTTTTTTGCAGGCATCATGTTTCTTGTTGCCTGCCTGTTTCTTCTGGTGATGAAAGGTTACGAGGAAAAAGCGTACTTGCAGGGAACTGGACCGGGATGA
- a CDS encoding TonB-dependent receptor, whose translation MIVTGSAQPTQPHQSTQSITTLNAEQIAPLQPNRVTTILQQIPGLHTDEMSGRSGISSVYLRGADPNFTLIMLDGVPMNDSTNQRGGSVDLSTIPIDRIERVEIVRGPLSAFYGSEAMAGAINFITKSATTAPSFRLLGEGGRYDYLKGLAQTGGSLGPLSANLTLSHTQNGEQIEKDSFLMDSAGWNFSIQTDPNFDIQLNGQYTDSTVRSFPEGSGGSKLALLRETERRKTQEFLTGLSASFHIPSGWQHQVFLSVTRRLQDVSNPGILATPTTYTLPPADFETLYTRFQTRMTTTWTISPQWKFSLGEQLTHERGRRNGTQDLSSFGGSSDQPDDFAIRRTLGGAFAELTSVWWQKLTLNSGVRADISQGFQPKISPRIGAKYQLLNSIQIRGGYGRGFKLPSLSSLGDPLIGNPSLQPETSVGWDLGLDYHTFDERFTATIEYFHNRFRNLIDLDPDLLNQGIIRLANIDEAKTHGWNISLSLTPIPAVSFQSSLTHLTTRVTETGAQLRNRPKWRGWVGVTMKLSSTLNVKSQVTWVSSSFDFQVPTQTTRVGGFAKADITVNYHPFTEWSCYAALENVTNSSYEQFAGFPAPPLTFRLGLEYRPEL comes from the coding sequence ATGATTGTCACAGGTTCCGCCCAACCCACCCAACCCCACCAATCAACTCAAAGCATTACGACCCTCAATGCTGAACAGATTGCCCCCCTTCAGCCCAATCGGGTGACCACCATCCTCCAGCAAATCCCAGGACTCCATACCGATGAGATGAGCGGGAGAAGTGGAATCAGCTCAGTGTATCTCCGAGGTGCCGATCCCAACTTCACCTTAATTATGCTGGATGGGGTCCCCATGAATGACTCAACCAACCAGCGAGGCGGATCAGTTGATCTTTCCACTATTCCTATTGATCGGATCGAGCGCGTAGAAATTGTTCGGGGACCCCTCTCGGCATTTTATGGTTCTGAAGCCATGGCGGGCGCAATCAATTTCATTACCAAATCAGCTACCACGGCTCCCTCCTTTCGCCTCCTGGGCGAAGGAGGCCGATACGATTATCTCAAAGGGCTTGCCCAAACCGGAGGATCACTGGGACCATTGTCCGCCAATCTGACGCTGTCCCATACCCAAAATGGAGAGCAAATCGAGAAAGATTCATTTTTGATGGACTCGGCTGGATGGAATTTTTCCATTCAGACAGATCCCAATTTCGACATTCAACTAAACGGGCAATATACAGATTCAACGGTCCGGAGTTTTCCGGAAGGCAGTGGTGGGTCAAAACTGGCTTTACTCCGGGAAACCGAACGACGAAAGACCCAAGAATTTCTGACCGGTTTGTCAGCCTCATTTCACATTCCTTCGGGTTGGCAGCATCAGGTATTTCTGAGTGTGACCCGAAGACTTCAAGACGTGTCAAACCCGGGAATTCTTGCGACTCCAACCACCTATACCCTGCCTCCGGCTGACTTTGAAACTCTTTATACCCGTTTTCAAACACGCATGACGACAACATGGACGATCAGCCCCCAATGGAAATTTTCACTTGGTGAACAGCTGACTCATGAACGCGGAAGACGGAACGGGACTCAAGACCTGAGTTCCTTCGGAGGCTCCTCTGACCAGCCAGATGACTTTGCCATCCGGCGGACACTCGGAGGAGCCTTTGCGGAACTAACGTCCGTCTGGTGGCAAAAACTGACCCTGAATTCGGGTGTTCGAGCCGATATCTCACAAGGGTTCCAGCCGAAGATTAGCCCCAGAATTGGAGCGAAATATCAGCTGTTAAACTCAATCCAGATTCGTGGTGGCTATGGAAGGGGATTTAAATTGCCCAGCTTATCCAGTTTAGGAGACCCCTTAATTGGGAACCCTTCCTTACAACCCGAAACCAGCGTCGGGTGGGATCTCGGCCTAGACTATCACACATTCGATGAAAGATTTACCGCAACGATAGAATACTTTCACAACCGGTTCAGGAACCTTATTGACCTCGATCCCGACCTTCTCAATCAAGGAATTATTCGCCTGGCCAATATTGATGAGGCAAAAACTCATGGTTGGAATATTTCCCTGTCCCTCACGCCAATCCCTGCTGTTTCTTTCCAGTCTAGTCTCACCCACCTCACCACTCGAGTGACGGAAACCGGAGCTCAACTAAGAAACCGCCCCAAATGGCGCGGATGGGTGGGGGTTACGATGAAGCTATCTTCGACCCTCAATGTCAAAAGTCAAGTCACATGGGTCAGTTCCAGTTTTGATTTTCAAGTTCCAACCCAAACCACACGAGTAGGGGGATTTGCCAAGGCAGACATCACGGTCAATTACCATCCCTTTACCGAGTGGAGTTGCTATGCAGCCCTCGAAAATGTCACCAACTCCTCATATGAACAGTTTGCCGGATTCCCGGCTCCGCCCTTGACCTTTCGTTTAGGATTGGAATACCGGCCAGAATTGTAA
- a CDS encoding HDOD domain-containing protein: protein MQLILPLDPVQDEERSTIFARIKSCKSLPILSPLASTILKMCQNEETHASELAEIISQDPGMAAQILFMANSGYYGGSRHKVTSIGQAVTLLGFSTIANLALSFCFYRLIKDMKEVSTSGIDHVKFWRRSILASVAARAIGTHFAFSDVELMFLGALLQDIGLLALNEVASREIASLQDYNQDNHANLHQYELENLGVDHSQVGAWLAQHWQLPEEFQVAILYSHTPELFETPPDFQSLVDTVALSGIIADIWINPDTEAAIASARKNSQGRLSVQPEDWEPILGHMMTGIPQIASFFHSRIGNFEDIAHIQQVALQQLNSTDPQLFN from the coding sequence ATGCAACTCATACTTCCGTTAGATCCGGTTCAGGACGAAGAGCGTTCCACGATTTTTGCCAGAATTAAAAGCTGTAAATCTTTGCCTATTCTGTCTCCCTTGGCCTCGACCATTCTAAAGATGTGCCAAAATGAGGAAACCCATGCCTCCGAATTAGCCGAGATCATAAGCCAGGATCCAGGAATGGCGGCTCAAATTTTATTTATGGCGAATTCGGGGTATTACGGCGGGTCCCGGCACAAAGTAACCAGCATCGGACAGGCCGTGACATTGCTTGGATTTTCAACGATCGCCAATCTGGCTCTATCTTTTTGTTTTTATCGTTTAATTAAAGACATGAAAGAGGTCTCAACATCCGGGATTGACCACGTAAAATTCTGGCGGCGATCCATTCTGGCCAGTGTCGCAGCTCGTGCCATTGGAACACACTTCGCCTTTTCTGATGTAGAGCTCATGTTTCTTGGTGCCCTGCTTCAGGACATCGGACTACTAGCATTAAACGAGGTGGCTTCAAGGGAAATTGCCTCACTCCAGGATTACAATCAGGACAATCATGCCAATTTACACCAGTATGAACTTGAAAACTTGGGAGTTGATCATTCACAGGTAGGAGCCTGGTTGGCCCAACATTGGCAACTTCCTGAGGAGTTTCAGGTGGCCATCCTCTATAGTCATACTCCTGAATTATTTGAGACTCCGCCGGACTTTCAATCTCTGGTGGATACCGTTGCACTCTCCGGTATCATCGCGGACATCTGGATTAATCCCGATACCGAAGCGGCCATTGCCTCAGCCCGTAAAAATAGTCAGGGTCGCTTATCCGTGCAACCGGAAGATTGGGAACCGATCCTTGGGCACATGATGACGGGAATTCCACAAATTGCCAGTTTTTTTCACAGCCGGATTGGGAACTTCGAAGACATCGCCCACATCCAGCAAGTAGCCTTACAACAGTTGAACTCCACTGATCCTCAATTATTCAACTAA
- a CDS encoding GGDEF domain-containing protein yields MLGSWSIGKKDHSNENRGQKEPVANGSRATEISEESDKAFEALARVLRCLGRHAFELDQLSEEDIEKEFERWARHVLVGTQIDADDSKKPEASPRRDWGALTQFVNGHRQQEKSYVTRNLQDMRTVLCEFTNIMGRAFVEDQETDQKVTNHLVQLRTATEDGSFHDVKQALLAVVEGISALVDERKERQQQRLENLGEKLRLVEEELGGARKQMTLDALTQLYNRGALDLQLERTASMSFFSGTSACILMVDIDHFKLVNDTYGHPAGDVVLQQVAKRLVSTFPRKTDFIARYGGEEFCVLLQGADGELSQRLGERLLDAVRGEGFSCQDITIPVTASIGLAELLPGETVLSWLERADRALYRAKDNGRNQLCLATENDGVGKNG; encoded by the coding sequence ATGTTAGGATCTTGGTCCATTGGGAAAAAAGATCACTCTAATGAGAATAGGGGCCAAAAAGAGCCGGTCGCCAACGGGTCTCGGGCCACAGAGATCTCCGAAGAGTCCGACAAGGCCTTTGAAGCCTTAGCCAGGGTTTTGCGATGTCTCGGCCGTCATGCATTTGAACTCGATCAATTGTCGGAAGAGGATATAGAAAAAGAGTTTGAACGGTGGGCGAGACATGTGTTGGTGGGCACTCAGATTGATGCGGATGATTCCAAAAAACCCGAGGCCAGCCCACGCCGTGATTGGGGGGCGCTCACGCAATTTGTTAATGGACATCGTCAACAGGAAAAATCCTATGTGACCCGAAATCTCCAAGATATGCGAACTGTTCTTTGCGAATTTACCAATATTATGGGGCGCGCGTTTGTCGAGGATCAGGAAACTGATCAAAAAGTGACCAATCATCTCGTTCAATTGCGCACGGCAACCGAGGACGGTTCTTTTCACGATGTGAAGCAGGCCTTATTGGCTGTAGTGGAAGGCATCAGTGCTCTTGTGGATGAACGAAAAGAACGCCAGCAACAACGATTGGAAAATCTTGGAGAAAAATTACGTCTTGTTGAGGAGGAACTGGGAGGCGCGCGAAAGCAAATGACGCTGGATGCTCTGACGCAGCTGTATAATCGTGGAGCCTTGGATCTTCAATTAGAACGAACGGCCAGTATGAGTTTTTTCTCTGGGACATCGGCCTGCATTTTGATGGTTGATATCGATCATTTTAAGCTTGTGAACGATACCTATGGCCATCCGGCCGGGGATGTGGTGCTACAGCAGGTGGCGAAACGTCTGGTATCGACTTTTCCCAGAAAAACTGATTTTATTGCCAGATATGGAGGGGAGGAATTTTGTGTCCTGCTTCAGGGAGCCGATGGGGAACTGAGTCAACGACTGGGTGAGCGGTTGCTGGATGCCGTGAGAGGAGAGGGATTTTCTTGCCAAGATATCACCATTCCGGTCACGGCATCGATCGGTTTGGCGGAGTTACTTCCTGGTGAAACCGTGCTTTCCTGGCTTGAACGTGCAGATCGTGCGTTGTATCGGGCAAAAGACAATGGTCGGAACCAACTGTGTCTGGCAACTGAGAATGACGGGGTGGGGAAGAACGGCTGA
- a CDS encoding TrmH family RNA methyltransferase, whose amino-acid sequence MFGTKEPLLVCGVPEMSRRDLSQAPNGLEVLCPIGDPGNLGALLRCCRAFDVQTVVLLQEAVHPFHPKVIRASSGAVFVQSLEWAGSITDLDTPETLQWITALDLHGTNLSTVQWSKHVRLLIGEEGVGLPPFQFLERLCIPQIHPSIPLNATVAGSIALYAYRQHHSPP is encoded by the coding sequence GTGTTTGGGACGAAAGAACCGCTCCTGGTCTGCGGTGTCCCCGAAATGTCGCGAAGAGATCTCAGCCAGGCCCCCAATGGATTGGAAGTCCTGTGCCCAATTGGAGACCCTGGGAACCTTGGAGCCTTACTTCGGTGCTGTCGAGCCTTTGACGTGCAAACGGTCGTGCTGCTTCAGGAAGCCGTACACCCCTTCCACCCGAAGGTCATTCGTGCCAGTAGCGGTGCGGTGTTTGTCCAGTCCTTGGAGTGGGCAGGCTCCATCACCGACCTGGATACCCCGGAAACCTTGCAATGGATTACCGCATTAGATTTACACGGCACGAATTTGTCTACGGTACAATGGTCTAAACATGTTCGATTACTTATTGGCGAAGAAGGCGTAGGTCTTCCACCCTTTCAGTTTTTGGAACGCCTGTGTATTCCTCAAATCCATCCATCGATTCCATTAAATGCGACAGTCGCAGGCAGCATCGCCCTCTATGCGTATCGCCAACACCACTCACCGCCCTAA
- a CDS encoding DUF1653 domain-containing protein produces the protein MIQPGRYRHYKGKEYQVIGVAKHSETEEDLVVYRALYGEFGLWVRPEKMFREKIEIGGKLVFRFEWIDGANAGTDTTTKP, from the coding sequence ATGATTCAACCAGGCAGATATCGTCACTATAAAGGGAAAGAATACCAGGTTATTGGCGTCGCCAAACATTCCGAAACTGAAGAAGATCTCGTGGTCTATCGGGCACTCTATGGCGAATTCGGCCTTTGGGTCAGACCGGAAAAGATGTTTAGGGAAAAAATTGAAATAGGGGGAAAACTCGTCTTCAGATTTGAATGGATCGACGGTGCCAACGCCGGTACAGACACCACGACCAAACCCTGA
- the purE gene encoding 5-(carboxyamino)imidazole ribonucleotide mutase, which produces MAESSFRVAILMGSKSDWDTMRLAGEMLTKLDITHENRVFSAHWAPDALGDYIREAETGGVQVYIAGAGGAAHLAGAIAAKTQLPVLGVPLQSKALQGLDSLLSIVQMPKGLPVGTLAIGGAGAVNAALLAAAILALADVSLSKRLNAYREEQTRAVLAEQL; this is translated from the coding sequence ATGGCTGAGTCATCATTTCGGGTTGCAATTCTCATGGGCAGCAAATCGGATTGGGATACTATGCGGTTAGCCGGTGAAATGCTTACTAAACTGGATATAACTCATGAGAATCGGGTGTTTTCTGCGCATTGGGCTCCAGATGCCTTGGGGGATTATATTCGTGAGGCGGAAACTGGTGGAGTGCAAGTGTATATTGCCGGGGCTGGAGGGGCGGCCCATTTGGCCGGGGCAATTGCGGCCAAAACTCAATTGCCGGTGTTGGGTGTCCCCCTGCAATCAAAGGCTCTGCAAGGCCTCGATTCCCTCTTGTCCATTGTGCAGATGCCCAAAGGTTTACCTGTAGGAACCTTGGCGATAGGGGGTGCTGGAGCGGTGAATGCGGCGTTGTTGGCTGCTGCGATTTTAGCCTTGGCAGATGTTTCTCTCTCCAAACGGTTGAATGCCTATCGAGAAGAACAAACGCGTGCGGTGTTGGCAGAACAGTTGTGA
- a CDS encoding peroxiredoxin: MAIRLGDEAPNFTAETTQGTVNFHEWLGDGWGILFSHPKDFTPVCTTELGTMANMTEEFKKRNVKVLAISVDPLDSHKGWIKDINETQHCTVSYPIIADPEKKVANLYDMIHPNALDNMTVRSVFVIGPDKKVKLTLTYPASTGRNFNEILRVIDSLQLTAKHKVATPANWKDGEDCIITPAVTDAEIPALFPKGHRAVKPYLRFTPQPNR; this comes from the coding sequence ATGGCAATTCGTCTAGGAGATGAGGCACCGAATTTTACAGCAGAAACGACGCAAGGTACCGTGAATTTCCATGAATGGCTCGGTGACGGATGGGGCATACTCTTTTCACATCCGAAGGATTTCACCCCCGTGTGCACCACGGAATTGGGAACCATGGCGAACATGACGGAAGAGTTTAAAAAACGAAATGTGAAAGTGTTGGCTATCAGCGTGGATCCGCTCGACTCCCATAAAGGTTGGATTAAAGACATTAATGAAACTCAACACTGCACGGTGAGTTATCCCATTATTGCGGACCCCGAAAAAAAGGTCGCGAACCTCTATGATATGATTCATCCCAATGCCCTTGATAATATGACCGTTCGCTCGGTGTTCGTAATCGGGCCGGATAAGAAGGTCAAATTAACCCTTACCTATCCCGCATCAACTGGCAGGAATTTCAACGAAATTCTTCGCGTCATTGACTCACTGCAATTAACGGCCAAACATAAAGTTGCCACACCGGCAAACTGGAAAGACGGAGAGGATTGTATTATCACACCAGCCGTAACGGATGCAGAAATCCCCGCACTGTTCCCGAAAGGTCATCGTGCAGTAAAACCTTATCTGCGCTTTACCCCGCAACCCAACCGTTAG
- the ettA gene encoding energy-dependent translational throttle protein EttA, producing the protein MSTNDRQIIFSLVGVGRIHPPKKQVLKDIYLSFFYGAKIGVLGLNGSGKSTLLRIIAGVDTNYIGKITFSKGYSIGLFEQEPYLEPGKTVKEVVEEGRAEVAKLLRDYEEISQAFSGDVSPEEMEKLLERQGRLQEQIEAVNGWELEHQLEIAMDALRCPPPDTRVDHLSGGERRRVALCRLLIQEPDILLLDEPTNHLDAETVGWLEQHLQEYKGTVIAVTHDRYFLDNVAGWILELDRGQGIPFQGNYSSWLEQKQARLAQEEKSESKRQKTLERELEWIRMSPKGRQAKGKARVTKYEQLVSEEQSQQTDDLEIYIPSGPRLGDVVVEATNLSKSYGDSLLFDTLSFSLPKGGIVGVVGPNGAGKSTLFKIIAGLVKPDTGTLTLGETVTLGYVDQNREIDGNLNVWECISDGKETVTLGKMEVNSRGYVSRFNFSGSDQQKMVKDLSGGERNRVHLARTLKEGANLLLLDEPTNDLDVNTLRALEEGLNHFGGCAVISSHDRWFLDRVATHILAFEGNSQVSWYEGNYSEYEANRKKRLGKAAERPHQIRYRKLTKS; encoded by the coding sequence ATGAGTACGAATGATCGACAAATTATATTTTCTCTGGTGGGTGTGGGCCGCATCCATCCCCCGAAAAAGCAGGTCTTGAAAGATATCTATCTCTCATTTTTTTACGGGGCAAAAATCGGGGTTTTGGGATTGAATGGATCGGGAAAGAGTACCCTTCTCAGAATTATTGCCGGCGTGGATACCAACTATATCGGGAAAATTACCTTCTCAAAGGGGTATTCCATAGGACTGTTTGAACAGGAGCCGTATTTGGAGCCTGGAAAAACGGTGAAAGAAGTCGTTGAAGAAGGGCGGGCCGAGGTTGCCAAATTGCTTCGAGATTACGAAGAGATCAGTCAGGCCTTTTCGGGAGATGTGAGTCCTGAAGAGATGGAAAAGTTGCTCGAACGGCAGGGCAGACTGCAAGAGCAAATCGAAGCGGTCAACGGGTGGGAATTGGAGCATCAGTTGGAAATCGCCATGGATGCCCTCCGCTGTCCACCACCGGATACCAGAGTTGACCACTTGTCCGGGGGCGAACGTCGTAGGGTGGCTCTGTGCCGGTTGCTGATCCAGGAACCCGACATCTTGTTGCTTGACGAGCCCACAAACCATTTAGATGCGGAGACGGTGGGATGGTTGGAGCAGCACCTTCAGGAGTATAAGGGCACCGTGATTGCGGTGACCCATGACCGGTATTTTTTAGACAATGTGGCTGGTTGGATTCTGGAGTTGGACCGTGGACAAGGGATTCCCTTCCAGGGCAACTATTCTTCCTGGTTGGAGCAGAAGCAGGCCAGACTGGCGCAGGAAGAAAAATCCGAGTCGAAACGACAAAAAACGTTGGAACGGGAACTGGAATGGATTCGCATGTCTCCCAAAGGCCGCCAGGCTAAGGGGAAAGCCCGCGTCACGAAATATGAACAATTAGTGAGTGAAGAGCAGAGCCAACAAACAGACGATTTGGAGATTTATATCCCTTCCGGCCCGCGTCTTGGTGATGTCGTGGTGGAAGCCACCAATCTCTCGAAGAGCTATGGGGATTCCCTGCTGTTTGATACTCTCTCGTTTTCTTTGCCCAAAGGTGGCATCGTTGGTGTGGTTGGGCCAAATGGGGCGGGAAAGTCCACTCTATTTAAAATTATTGCCGGGCTGGTTAAGCCGGATACCGGCACTCTGACTTTGGGTGAAACCGTTACACTGGGCTATGTTGATCAGAATCGCGAGATTGATGGTAATTTGAACGTCTGGGAATGTATTTCTGATGGAAAAGAAACCGTTACATTAGGAAAGATGGAAGTGAATTCGCGTGGGTATGTGTCCCGATTTAATTTTTCAGGGTCTGATCAACAAAAAATGGTGAAGGATTTATCCGGTGGAGAACGCAACCGTGTGCATTTAGCCCGCACGCTGAAAGAGGGTGCGAATCTGTTATTACTGGATGAGCCGACGAACGATCTGGATGTCAACACTCTGCGGGCTTTAGAGGAGGGATTGAATCATTTCGGAGGATGTGCGGTGATCAGCAGTCATGACCGATGGTTTCTGGATCGTGTGGCCACCCATATATTAGCCTTTGAAGGAAACAGCCAGGTGAGTTGGTATGAAGGCAATTACAGTGAATATGAGGCTAATCGCAAAAAGCGATTAGGGAAGGCTGCAGAACGTCCCCATCAAATTCGTTACAGAAAACTGACCAAATCCTAA
- a CDS encoding NUDIX hydrolase, which translates to MPNNIKYCAQCGSVVEERIPSGESLLRAVCPSCHTIHYENPKIVAGSIPEWEDKILLCRRAIEPRLGLWTFPAGFMELGESTEEAATRETLEEAHAEITIHRLFGIFSLPHVSQVYVVYRAHLQNLNFKPGPESLDVQLISLADIPWKHLAFPVIHESLTRYVKDIQTSTSQTHSSVVPIQKPPSFYSS; encoded by the coding sequence TTGCCCAACAACATCAAATACTGTGCTCAATGTGGAAGCGTCGTTGAAGAAAGAATTCCTTCGGGTGAATCCCTTCTCAGAGCCGTCTGTCCATCTTGCCATACCATCCACTATGAAAACCCCAAGATCGTGGCGGGCAGTATTCCTGAATGGGAAGACAAAATTCTCCTATGCCGACGGGCCATCGAACCTCGTTTAGGCCTCTGGACCTTCCCGGCTGGATTTATGGAATTAGGCGAAAGCACCGAAGAGGCTGCAACCCGGGAAACCCTTGAAGAAGCACACGCGGAAATCACCATTCATAGATTATTCGGTATATTTAGCCTTCCACATGTCTCTCAAGTCTATGTGGTTTACCGGGCCCATCTACAAAACCTGAACTTTAAACCGGGTCCGGAAAGCCTGGATGTCCAACTGATTTCCCTGGCCGACATCCCCTGGAAACATCTGGCCTTCCCCGTCATCCATGAATCATTAACTCGATACGTCAAGGATATCCAGACCTCCACCTCTCAAACCCATTCTTCCGTCGTCCCCATCCAAAAGCCTCCGTCCTTTTATTCATCCTAA